The following are encoded together in the Phaseolus vulgaris cultivar G19833 chromosome 9, P. vulgaris v2.0, whole genome shotgun sequence genome:
- the LOC137821394 gene encoding UDP-galactose/UDP-glucose transporter 7 isoform X2, with amino-acid sequence MEIRADAETSSLSSLLAAVAYGFASMLMVFINKAVLMQYAYSMTLLTFQQLATSLLIHVGRNMGYTKARELDMATAKRLLPLSIFYNANVAFALASLKGVNIPMYIAIKRLTPLAVLIAGYFSGKGRPTAQVALSVILIAAGVLIAALGDFSFDLFGYSMAFVSVFFQTMYLVLVEKSGAEDGLSSLEIMFYNSFLSLPFLMFLIIVTGEFPNSLSLLFAKSYSFSFLMILILSLVMGIVLNFTMFLCTIVNSALTTTIVGVLKGVVSTTLGFFLLGGVQVHALNVSGLVINSAGGVWYSFAKYQQKRSKAMKLVPDAEAHRK; translated from the exons ATGGAGATCCGTGCAGATGCAGAAACCAGCTCCTTGTCAAG TTTGCTCGCGGCTGTGGCTTATGGATTTGCCTCCATGCTCATGGTTTTTATCAACAAGGCTGTTCTTATGCAGTATGCATATTCGATGACTCTTCTCACTTTTCAG CAATTGGCTACCTCTTTGCTTATTCACGTTGGTAGGAATATGGGATACACGAAGGCGAGAGAACTGGATATGGCGACGGCCAAGCGACTGCTTCCGCTTTCAATTTTCTATAATGCTAATGTGGCTTTTGCTTTGGCCAGTTTGAAAGGAGTCAATATCCCAATGTATATTGCGATCAAGAGGCTTACGCCGCTTGCTGTACTTATTGCTGGGTACTTCTCGGGAAAGGGGAGACCTACAGCTCAG GTGGCTCTTTCAGTTATATTGATTGCTGCTGGAGTTCTCATTGCTGCCCTTGGAGATTTTTCCTTTGACCTTTTTGGGTATAGCATGGCTTTTGTTTCCGTTTTTTTTCAG ACCATGTACCTTGTGCTGGTGGAAAAATCTGGTGCCGAGGATGGACTCTCATCCTTGGAAATCATGTTCTATAACAGCTTTCTATCTCTTCCATTCTTGATGTTTCTCATCATAGTCACTGGGGAATTCCCAAAttctttatctttattatttGCAAAG AGTTATTCCTTTTCATTTTTGATGATTCTTATTCTTTCATTGGTGATGGGCATTGTTCTCAACTTCACCATGTTCTTGTGTACAATTGTTAATTCAGCCTTAACTACAACTATTGTTGGCGTTCTCAAAGGGGTTGTTTCCACG ACCCTTGGTTTCTTTTTACTGGGTGGTGTTCAAGTCCATGCTTTGAATGTGTCTGgattggttattaattcagctGGCGGTGTATGGTATTCATTTGCCAAATATCA
- the LOC137821394 gene encoding UDP-galactose/UDP-glucose transporter 7 isoform X1, which translates to MKRHTTPAVSLFSPFSLSFSFYYFLSNFLFFLLSIPQTYAETSSLSSLLAAVAYGFASMLMVFINKAVLMQYAYSMTLLTFQQLATSLLIHVGRNMGYTKARELDMATAKRLLPLSIFYNANVAFALASLKGVNIPMYIAIKRLTPLAVLIAGYFSGKGRPTAQVALSVILIAAGVLIAALGDFSFDLFGYSMAFVSVFFQTMYLVLVEKSGAEDGLSSLEIMFYNSFLSLPFLMFLIIVTGEFPNSLSLLFAKSYSFSFLMILILSLVMGIVLNFTMFLCTIVNSALTTTIVGVLKGVVSTTLGFFLLGGVQVHALNVSGLVINSAGGVWYSFAKYQQKRSKAMKLVPDAEAHRK; encoded by the exons ATGAAACGCCACACTACGCCAGCTGTTTCACTGTTTTctcctttctctctttctttttctttttactatTTTCTCTCAaactttctcttctttctcttaTCAATTCCGCAGACAT ATGCAGAAACCAGCTCCTTGTCAAG TTTGCTCGCGGCTGTGGCTTATGGATTTGCCTCCATGCTCATGGTTTTTATCAACAAGGCTGTTCTTATGCAGTATGCATATTCGATGACTCTTCTCACTTTTCAG CAATTGGCTACCTCTTTGCTTATTCACGTTGGTAGGAATATGGGATACACGAAGGCGAGAGAACTGGATATGGCGACGGCCAAGCGACTGCTTCCGCTTTCAATTTTCTATAATGCTAATGTGGCTTTTGCTTTGGCCAGTTTGAAAGGAGTCAATATCCCAATGTATATTGCGATCAAGAGGCTTACGCCGCTTGCTGTACTTATTGCTGGGTACTTCTCGGGAAAGGGGAGACCTACAGCTCAG GTGGCTCTTTCAGTTATATTGATTGCTGCTGGAGTTCTCATTGCTGCCCTTGGAGATTTTTCCTTTGACCTTTTTGGGTATAGCATGGCTTTTGTTTCCGTTTTTTTTCAG ACCATGTACCTTGTGCTGGTGGAAAAATCTGGTGCCGAGGATGGACTCTCATCCTTGGAAATCATGTTCTATAACAGCTTTCTATCTCTTCCATTCTTGATGTTTCTCATCATAGTCACTGGGGAATTCCCAAAttctttatctttattatttGCAAAG AGTTATTCCTTTTCATTTTTGATGATTCTTATTCTTTCATTGGTGATGGGCATTGTTCTCAACTTCACCATGTTCTTGTGTACAATTGTTAATTCAGCCTTAACTACAACTATTGTTGGCGTTCTCAAAGGGGTTGTTTCCACG ACCCTTGGTTTCTTTTTACTGGGTGGTGTTCAAGTCCATGCTTTGAATGTGTCTGgattggttattaattcagctGGCGGTGTATGGTATTCATTTGCCAAATATCA